From the Musa acuminata AAA Group cultivar baxijiao chromosome BXJ1-2, Cavendish_Baxijiao_AAA, whole genome shotgun sequence genome, one window contains:
- the LOC103973437 gene encoding protein SEH1 isoform X2 translates to MEREVARLGKGAICCGWNYCGLRLAVGFVDGSISIHDSLDSGSSSSASPSSSKWKAHASSVLNVVWAPPECGDAIACICNDGTFSLWEETGEDTEHPTWKLCKLFESSGSPVLDLQFGVFSTSLKMVAACSDGYVKVYELLDPLEFNKWQLQAEFQNVLDSVSRFGKVSCSSASIAWNPQRGEGQQCSFVLGFSSDLPQFNSSKIWEFDEAHQRWIPVAELALPGDDSDMVHAVAWAPNIGRPFEVIAVATCKGIAIWHVLLDPESNGRPTTEKVALLPGHDGEVWQLEWDMGGMTLASTGSDGMVRLWQSNINGIWHEHASLDCSGAQS, encoded by the exons ATGGAGCGGGAGGTGGCGAGATTGGGGAAGGGTGCCATCTGCTGCGGTTGGAACTACTGCGGCCTGAGGCTGGCCGTTGGCTTCGTCGACGGCTCCATCTCCATTCATGACTCCCTCGATTCaggctcttcctcttctgcctctccttcctcctccaaaTGGAAG GCGCATGCGAGCAGCGTTCTGAACGTAGTTTGGGCTCCTCCAGAATGTGGCGATGCCATTGCCTGCATCTGCAATGATGGAACCTTTTCCTTGTGGGAGGAGACTGGCGAAG ATACTGAACATCCAACATGGAAACTGTGTAAACTCTTTGAGAGCAGTGGCTCACCTGTACTTGATCTCCAATTTGGGGTATTCTCGACAAGTTTAAAGATG GTTGCTGCCTGTTCAGATGGATATGTGAAGGTCTATGAGCTTTTGGATCCTTTGGAATTTAACAAGTGGCAACTTCAG GCAGAGTTCCAGAATGTGCTTGATTCTGTTTCCAGATTTGGAAAAGTATCATGCTCATCTGCATCCATCGCTTGGAATCCCCAAAGAGGTGAAGGCCAACAGTGTAGTTTTGTCCTTGGTTTCAGTTCTGATCTCCCTCAGTTCAATTCATCCAAG ATTTGGGAGTTTGACGAGGCTCATCAGCGCTGGATACCAGTTGCTGAGCTAGCTTTACCTGGAGATGATAGTGATATGGTGCATGCTGTAGCCTGGGCTCCAAACATAGGCAG GCCATTTGAAGTTATAGCTGTTGCAACTTGCAAAGGTATTGCAATATGGCATGTACTCTTGGATCCTGAATCCAATGGAAGACCTACAACCGAAAAGGTTGCATTACTTCCCGGGCATGATGGTGAG GTTTGGCAACTTGAGTGGGACATGGGCGGTATGACTTTAGCATCAACTGGCAGTGATGGCATGGTTAGGTTGTGGCAATCCAACATAAATGGGATCTGGCATGAACATGCATCCCTTGATTGCAGTGGTGCACAATCATAA
- the LOC103973437 gene encoding protein SEH1 isoform X1 — protein MEREVARLGKGAICCGWNYCGLRLAVGFVDGSISIHDSLDSGSSSSASPSSSKWKAHASSVLNVVWAPPECGDAIACICNDGTFSLWEETGEGSKSTDTEHPTWKLCKLFESSGSPVLDLQFGVFSTSLKMVAACSDGYVKVYELLDPLEFNKWQLQAEFQNVLDSVSRFGKVSCSSASIAWNPQRGEGQQCSFVLGFSSDLPQFNSSKIWEFDEAHQRWIPVAELALPGDDSDMVHAVAWAPNIGRPFEVIAVATCKGIAIWHVLLDPESNGRPTTEKVALLPGHDGEVWQLEWDMGGMTLASTGSDGMVRLWQSNINGIWHEHASLDCSGAQS, from the exons ATGGAGCGGGAGGTGGCGAGATTGGGGAAGGGTGCCATCTGCTGCGGTTGGAACTACTGCGGCCTGAGGCTGGCCGTTGGCTTCGTCGACGGCTCCATCTCCATTCATGACTCCCTCGATTCaggctcttcctcttctgcctctccttcctcctccaaaTGGAAG GCGCATGCGAGCAGCGTTCTGAACGTAGTTTGGGCTCCTCCAGAATGTGGCGATGCCATTGCCTGCATCTGCAATGATGGAACCTTTTCCTTGTGGGAGGAGACTGGCGAAGGTTCGAAATCCACTG ATACTGAACATCCAACATGGAAACTGTGTAAACTCTTTGAGAGCAGTGGCTCACCTGTACTTGATCTCCAATTTGGGGTATTCTCGACAAGTTTAAAGATG GTTGCTGCCTGTTCAGATGGATATGTGAAGGTCTATGAGCTTTTGGATCCTTTGGAATTTAACAAGTGGCAACTTCAG GCAGAGTTCCAGAATGTGCTTGATTCTGTTTCCAGATTTGGAAAAGTATCATGCTCATCTGCATCCATCGCTTGGAATCCCCAAAGAGGTGAAGGCCAACAGTGTAGTTTTGTCCTTGGTTTCAGTTCTGATCTCCCTCAGTTCAATTCATCCAAG ATTTGGGAGTTTGACGAGGCTCATCAGCGCTGGATACCAGTTGCTGAGCTAGCTTTACCTGGAGATGATAGTGATATGGTGCATGCTGTAGCCTGGGCTCCAAACATAGGCAG GCCATTTGAAGTTATAGCTGTTGCAACTTGCAAAGGTATTGCAATATGGCATGTACTCTTGGATCCTGAATCCAATGGAAGACCTACAACCGAAAAGGTTGCATTACTTCCCGGGCATGATGGTGAG GTTTGGCAACTTGAGTGGGACATGGGCGGTATGACTTTAGCATCAACTGGCAGTGATGGCATGGTTAGGTTGTGGCAATCCAACATAAATGGGATCTGGCATGAACATGCATCCCTTGATTGCAGTGGTGCACAATCATAA
- the LOC135611563 gene encoding UDP-glycosyltransferase 72B1-like, whose amino-acid sequence MKFMLTALKIFYVLDPNLQSIRDPTDDDTDEVKAEQKRNEDEVMCRGHIINGLSDWLYDLYTMEPSAKVIWDALEFKYHTDEEVIMPSPGMGHLIAHTELVRRLAVEHGFSVTFIVTADCCSSSFYRAIVDSLPPGVVSVPCTVSSPACNETPASLPSSPTSSDLPDMVKDRTTEGYRSLLQQLKRYEKAEGILVNSFQEMEPEAAMVLKEKKPGRPPVHLVGPLVQTGRPSSSPEESLCLKWLDEQPDASVLYICLGSLGVLSRDQVKEMALGLETRGHRFLWVVRRPADNGIVGGSEDDPASYLPHGFLERTTESGLVVSFWTPQIQILSHRAVGGFVTHCGWSSTLESVVHGVPMIAWPLYAEQRMNELMLAEGRKVASRAKEDNDGVVRREQISAAVRELMEREGGRVVLARVRQLQEAAAAKAMVKEAASRNALHEVVAKWKNTF is encoded by the exons ATGAAGTTTATGTTGACTGCTTTAaagatcttctatgtgcttgatccaaatcttcaatCAATTCGTGATCCAACCGACGATGACACCGATGAAgtcaaggctgaacaaaagagaaatgaagatgaagtTATGTGTAGAGGACACATTATCAATGGTCTTTCGGACtggctttatgatctttatacgaTGGAACCATCTGCAAAAGTAATTTGGGATGCTTTGGAATTCAAGTATCATACCGATGAggaag TCATAATGCCAAGCCCCGGCATGGGGCACCTGATCGCGCACACCGAGCTCGTGCGACGCCTCGCAGTCGAGCATGGCTTCTCCGTCACCTTCATCGTCACCGCCGACTGCTGCTCCTCATCATTCTACCGGGCCATCGTCGACTCCCTCCCGCCCGGCGTCGTCTCCGTTCCCTGCACCGTGTCGTCGCCGGCTTGCAACGAAACGCCCGCCTCGTTGCCTTCGTCGCCGACCTCTTCG GACCTTCCGGACATGGTGAAAGACCGGACGACCGAAGGTTACAGGTCGCTGCTGCAACAACTGAAACGGTACGAGAAGGCCGAGGGGATTCTGGTGAACAGCTTCCAGGAGATGGAGCCGGAGGCGGCGATGGTGCTGAAGGAGAAAAAGCCCGGCCGACCGCCCGTCCACCTAGTTGGGCCACTAGTGCAAACTGGGCGGCCGAGCTCGAGCCCGGAAGAGTCGCTGTGTTTGAAGTGGTTGGACGAACAACCAGATGCCTCCGTGCTGTACATTTGCTTGGGTAGCCTCGGAGTGCTGAGCCGTGATCAGGTGAAGGAGATGGCTCTGGGGTTGGAGACGAGAGGCCATAGGTTCCTTTGGGTGGTCAGAAGACCGGCAGACAACGGCATCGTCGGAGGCAGCGAAGACGACCCTGCGAGCTACTTGCCTCATGGGTTTCTCGAGAGGACGACGGAGTCGGGGCTGGTGGTGTCATTCTGGACGCCGCAGATCCAGATCCTGAGCCACCGGGCAGTGGGAGGCTTCGTTACGCACTGCGGGTGGAGCTCGACGTTGGAGAGCGTCGTGCATGGCGTGCCCATGATCGCGTGGCCGCTGTACGCGGAGCAGAGGATGAACGAGCTGATGCTGGCGGAGGGGCGGAAGGTGGCGTCGAGGGCCAAGGAAGACAATGACGGTGTCGTCCGCAGGGAGCAGATCTCTGCGGCGGTGAGGGAGTTGATGGAGCGGGAGGGAGGCCGGGTGGTGCTGGCAAGGGTGCGACAACTCCAGGAGGCCGCCGCCGCAAAGGCCATGGTCAAGGAAGCAGCTTCCCGCAATGCCCTCCACGAGGTGGTCGCCAAATGGAAGAACACGTTCTGA
- the LOC135598735 gene encoding mitochondrial adenine nucleotide transporter ADNT1-like has translation MASENVVGKNTGESAVTTIVNLAAEEAKLAREGVKAPGHAILSICKSLVAGGVAGGVSRTAVAPLERLKILLQVQNPHSIQYNGTIQGLKYIWKSEGFRGLFKGNGTNCARIIPNSAVKFFSYEQASSGILWLYRRHSGKEDAQLTPVLRLGAGACAGIIAMSATYPMDMVRGRITVQTEKSPYQYRGMFHALRTVYCEEGFRALYKGWLPSVIGVIPYVGLNFAVYESLKDWLIKTNPYGLVEDSELSIVTRLGCGAVAGTVGQTVAYPLDVIRRRMQMVGWKDAASIVTGHGRSKAPLEYNGMVDAFRKTVRNEGFGALYKGLVPNSVKVVPSIAIAFVTYEVVKDVLGVEMRISD, from the exons ATGGCGTCGGAGAATGTGGTGGGGAAGAACACGGGGGAGTCGGCGGTCACGACGATCGTCAACCTCGCGGCGGAGGAGGCCAAGCTCGCGAGGGAGGGCGTCAAGGCCCCCGGCCACGCGATCCTCAGCATTTGCAAGTCTCTCGTCGCTGGTGGTGTCGCCGGAGGAGT ATCAAGAACTGCTGTTGCTCCACTTGAGCGGTTGAAAATTCTACTTCAG GTTCAAAATCCTCACAGTATTCAGTATAATGGAACCATACAAGGCCTCAAGTACATATGGAAATCTGAGGGTTTTCGAGGACTATTCAAAGGCAACGGAACTAACTGCGCACGCATCATTCCAAATTCTGCAGTCAAATTTTTTAGCTACGAACAAGCATCAAG TGGAATTTTGTGGCTTTACCGACGACACTCTGGCAAAG AAGATGCTCAGCTTACTCCTGTTTTGCGTCTTGGAGCGGGAGCATGTGCTGGAATAATTGCAATGTCTGCGACTTATCCCATGGACATGGTTCGTGGCAGGATCACTGTGCAG ACTGAAAAGTCTCCGTACCAGTACAGAGGAATGTTTCATGCATTGCGCACGGTCTATTGTGAGGAAGGTTTTCGTGCTCTGTACAAGGGCTGGCTTCCATCAGTTATAGGAGTA ATTCCATACGTGGGCCTCAACTTTGCTGTCTATGAATCTCTAAAGGACTGGTTGATCAAAACCAACCCATACGGTCTCGTTGAAGACTCGGAATTGAGCATCGTCACAAGGCTCGGCTGCGGAGCGGTTGCTGGAACGGTTGGCCAGACTGTTGCCTACCCTCTCGATGTAATCCGGAGAAGAATGCAAATGGTGGGTTGGAAGGATGCTGCTTCTATTGTGACCGGACATGGAAGGAGCAAAGCACCTTTAGAATACAATGGCATGGTAGATGCCTTCAGGAAAACTGTCCGTAACGAAGGCTTCGGTGCATTATACAAAGGTCTTGTCCCCAATTCAGTAAAG gtGGTGCCATCAATTGCAATTGCTTTTGTGACGTACGAGGTGGTAAAGGATGTTCTTGGTGTAGAAATGAGGATATCGGATTGA
- the LOC135598745 gene encoding chlorophyll a-b binding protein 6, chloroplastic-like, which translates to MASAALRSCAVLFPSLLSSSKSQFNGSVSLPCANGASRFSMSAEWMPGQPRPPYLDGSAPGDFGFDPLRLGEVPENLERYKESELIHCRWAMLAVPGILVPEALGLGNWVKAQEWAAVPGGQATYLGNPVPWGTLPTILVIEFIAIAFVEHQRSMEKDPEKKKYPGGAFDPLGFSKDPAKFQEYKIKEIKNGRLALLAFVGFCVQQSAYPGTGPLENLATHLADPWHNNIGDIVIPRSVLP; encoded by the exons ATGGCGTCTGCTGCTCTGAGAAGTTGCGCCGTTCTCTTCCCgagcctcctctcctcctccaagTCGCAGTTCAACGGCTCCGTCTCCCTCCCCTGCGCCAATGGCGCGTCCCGCTTCTCCATGTCCGCCGAGTGGATGCCCGGCCAGCCTCGCCCCCCTTACCTCGACGGCTCCGCCCCTGG CGACTTCGGCTTCGACCCGCTTCGCCTCGGGGAAGTCCCGGAGAACCTGGAGAGGTACAAGGAGTCGGAGCTCATCCACTGCCGTTGGGCAATGCTTGCTGTG CCGGGGATCTTGGTGCCGGAAGCCCTGGGCCTGGGCAACTGGGTGAAGGCGCAGGAGTGGGCAGCGGTGCCCGGCGGGCAGGCCACCTACCTCGGCAACCCGGTCCCGTGGGGCACGCTCCCGACCATCCTTGTCATCGAGTTCATCGCCATCGCCTTCGTCGAGCACCAACGCAGCATGGAGAAGGACCCCGAGAAGAAGAAGTACCCCGGTGGAGCCTTCGACCCCCTGGGCTTCTCCAAGGACCCCGCCAAGTTCCAGGAGTACAAGATCAAGGAGATCAAAAATG GTCGTCTTGCTTTGTTGGCCTTCGTCGGGTTCTGCGTGCAGCAGTCGGCGTACCCGGGAACGGGACCCTTGGAGAACTTGGCCACTCACCTGGCGGATCCATGGCACAACAACATCGGCGACATCGTCATCCCCAGATCGGTGTTGCCATGA